The Platichthys flesus chromosome 5, fPlaFle2.1, whole genome shotgun sequence genome contains the following window.
TTTAAATAGTTTAAATGGCTTTTATCTGAAGAATTAGACGGATCGATACAGTAATATATGTATATCGATATAAGGGATCAACACGTGGAGGTACATTGTATTTGTTCTGTAAGTTTTCCTTCACCCCACCTATCTCTCCCTAatgactcctcccccctctgtGCAGCtgaccctggaggaggtgatgacCACCACGGCGTACCTGGACCTCTTCCTGAGGAGCGTGTCGGAGCCGGCGCTGCTGCAGACGttcctctccttcatcctcctccaccgACACGAGAGCGTCCACATCCTGGACACGCTGGTCAGCCGCATCAACACGCCCTTCCAGGTACGGCTGCGGGACACAGGGCCGACGCGTTTCACTCAGATTCAGGAGAAGTGTTTCTTAGGGTTTTTAAAATGACCCCATTTGGGCGAGTGTGGCCATCATTCGCTGGGACCTACCCTGTTAGTAAAACCAGCTCTGAACCAAACGTCGGGACGTCTTGTTCAAATACTTTAGTAGAGCTGAAGCGTGGATATGAATAAATCATGGGCTCTTCTCGTGGCTCTTTGACTGTGTAAATGTCTCGGGGAGTTCCCTCTGCAGCACTGACACGCCCGCAGCTCCGTGGATAATAACAAACTTGTTCAGTCGTCACCGCTTTTGATATCGAgccaaagaaaaacactgactaACGTGCAAATGTTATATATGACGCcttttctgtttgcttttaGCTCTACATCTTTCTCAGTAGTGAAGAAGTTACTCTTCTTCGTTGCTGAGTATGCTGTTATCTCAACCTGTCGGCTCATGATTCCTCTTCATTACTCGTTAACCTGTACGTCAgtcacattttcattaaatagGATCATTTTCGGATCAATtaatgaatctttttttttttctaaaatatcaGAAAGGAGTGAAAACAGTTAATTTACATTTCCGCAGTGACATCCACTGATTTATTTCTTTAGCcagaataaaagtaaattatttAATCTGTAGTAATTCAGACAACAATCAGAAATCGTAATACTTACCGTCTCTTTTTCGTACAACCGTTTCGTCCGTCATCTGTACTAGTTGTAATCTGTGACGTTGTGTTTCTCCACTCACCTCTCCAGCTGGGCACCGTGTCACTGGCTCTCTTCCGCACTCTGATTGGCTTATACTGTGAAGATGTGATGCTGCAGCTCGTACTGAGGTGAGTGGTGAGTTTCTCACCCCCCCAATCCCCGGGCCCggcccccctctccctcctacAACCACCTCTTGCTTTTCCTAACAGgatccgcccccccccccccccccccccctctgcctctccccaGGTACCTGATCCCCTGTAATCACATGATGTTGAGTCAGAGACGcgtggtgagagagagggactgCTACTCCGTGTCTGCGGCCAAGTTCCTGGCGCTGACGCCGACCTGCTGCACCCCCGACCACAGCCCCCCGCCCCTCCGACAGCTGGAATCCATCCTCTTCTCCAAGGGGTCGGAGGTCGCTGCTCACACCGACTCCTCCGGTAAGAGGGACTCGGCGTTAAAGGAACTACTCGCCTGGTTTAAACACAGCTCGGTGCTATTTCTCCTCCTATTCAAAGTCTTCGTGATGCTGCTGCGTTTCCCAAATCTCATCAATTAACTCTGTGTGTGATGCTCgtatttacaaaaacaagactcCAGTTGTTATAAATAAGAATTATCTATTTACCCCCATTGAAAGGCTTGCCAGACGGAGCCTGGGAGAAGCTTGGAGGAGCCTGAAAGCTTTAAAATGAAACCGTGCAGCGGGTTTTTACTTTTCACAATCCCATTCGAGTGAGTGGATGTTAGACGTGTTGTGCAGTCAAAACAAACCGAGCACACGACACAGTGGAGGAATATTAAAAGTCACTTGATGTGACAGTTTTGAGGCCTAACAAATAcggtttaataaaaaataaatatttattaagcGTGCATTCCCCAAACATCTGTTGAGACATATGGTTTGAGGACTGAATCTGTTGATCTGCATATAATTGGGACATGAACGTACAACATGGCTGATGATGAGTATTTTATCAGAACGGGAGATCTCCTGCTGTTCGGCTGTCTTACatcacgtcccccccccccctgcagagtCGTGTCAGAGTCATTAGTCCTGCTCTGTGAGAGCGCTGCGGCGAGTCGCCAGCTTTCATCAacattttcctctctgtgtttcccaaaaagagaaaaagagctTCTCAGAAAAGCACCACGAGAACTCCTGCACCATCGGGTCTGAACTCTACCTGGACGTCAGTTACCTTCATTACCTCGAGGACGCCCACCGCGGCATCAGCAGCTGCATCCGGGCCTGCCAGGTGTGGTCGGCGCAGTACGACGGAGAGGACCCCCCCCCTGAGAAGTACCAGCCCGGCGTCCTGGAGGAGCCCTGGCTCAAGAGCCGACAGACCCAGATGGCCCTCAAGAGAGTTCCTCAGCCACCGGCGCCGCGCCCTCGGGTCTGtccgccgccaccgccgccgAGTGCCGAGCCGCCCTCCGTCAACCAGCAGGAGCTGGAGTGGGACGATAGTTACGACGTGTGTCAGATGAAGACGGCAGAAGCTCCAGTGGAGAGTAAACCTCCACAGCCGCCTGTCTCTGAGCCGCCGAGGCACATCcaggagatgaggaggacagCCATCATGCTGGTCAACGGCTCCTACATTGAGGAGAACGAGTTCCAGGACGATGTCATGGTGTACGACCTCGTCGCCAAGAAAGACGCCAGAGAGGTCGAGCGTGGGGGGGGCAAGTCCAAGGGGTCGGGGTCGGAGTCAGAGGACGTCCAACCGGGCGCGGCGGAAGTTTCCTTAAGGAATGGATTGAGTTTGACACTTCCAGCCGCTGCGTTGGCCGACAACGGCAAGAGCAGCTCGGACGCGAAGGCCAAAGTTCAAACGGATTGTAATTCAAACGTCCAAAACACGACCGCTGAGGAGCTGGGCGACGACCTGCTGTCCCAGTACGAGGAGCTCATCCGTACGTTGGACACACAAGCGAACGGGAAACCAGTCCAAGCTGACGGAGAGTCGAAAAAGCCAGTCTcacctctggaggaggaggaggaggagatggatttCACCTCCTTCTCCGCCGAAACACCAGAAGCCGAGAAGGTACAGTTACCGTTTGGGACCAAGTTTCGAAGCGGAAGTACAAGTAGAAGCCAATCAGTGCCTTTCACAGGTCAGTGACAAAATCCTAATAATCCACACTAACAATAAATAAGACAATTTCTCCATATGTTTTATCTTCTAAGCTTTTTTGAGGTGGGCTACAGAGAGGTAGACGagaaatgacttaaatgtgctcCTCTTAGAATCAGGAGCATGGATGTTGGACGTGTAATTGTGAAACTTGTGgccccctttatggcccctgatgaAAGATCCTAGATCCGCCCCTGTCAGGTTGTTCACTCCTTGTCTTCGTGCAGGTCCGTTTGTCAGCGTGCTGCTGTCCCGCCTGGAGAACATGCTCTCCAACTCGCTGTACGTCAACCTGCTGCTGACCGGCATCCTGGCTCAGCTGGCCTCCTACCCTCAGCCCCTGCTGCGCTCCTTCCTCCTCAACACCAACCTGGTGTTTCAGCCGACTGTTCGCTCCCTGTACCAGGTAACACAAAGAAACcatgctgtgtctgtgtgtgtgtgtgtgtgtgtgtctgtgtgtgtgtgtgtgcatgtgtgggcaGGACTGTGTCTGACTCCTGAGGCTGGTGCATCATCAAGTCATCAGAGAGATTAGTGAAAGATGTTGAAACATGCATGTTGCCTTTCAGGGGTAAAAACATTCGAATGTAAATCACTGTAAGTGAAGACTACTTTTGAAACAGGGATTTCAAGGTTGTTCCCAATAGTTTATTGTTAACGACATAAGTTTAAAAACTGCAGATGTGAAGGTAATCCTCTGTTCCTTCATATCTCAGGTACTCGCCACGGTGAAGAACCAGATAGAAGAGCTGGCTGCCACCAGGACCGACTTCCCAGAGCTGATCACTGCTGCTCAGCACTGGATGCTGGCCAGGGAGACTTTgatggcagcagcaggtaaCACCCACATATATGCCTGTGATTGAAATATCACATTCACAGTATTATATCTTTAAAGcctgaaatgtggtttcatgtgaTCTCTATGTAACAATTTTCACTCAAAACTTAGAACCAGGTTTTATTTATGCAAAACAACAGAGCACCTGTGACGAGGGAGTTTGTGGTTGAAGAGAAGAATCACAATGTGCATCGGGACATTTGAAGTCAAGAGGAAATAAGGCAAACTCACATTCCAGGTGTTAAAGTCCTATGTTAGGAATCACAAATAGAGAAACTCTTGCTCTCACATGTTGCAAAGCCTCAGGGTTTTGATAACAACACATACATTTTTGCATcaataatattttgtttttaaaaacagtcaGAAATTGCACTTTGGTTAAAAAACAAGTGTTGCAGATTTTAAAAAGCTCCTTAGTGTTGGACTGTCTGAAATGTTGTGAGGTGTTGAAACCACGTTGCTCGTGTTAAGAAGCTTATCCAGGGAGCAGGTGTTTGGGTCTTAAACAGTTTGACTCGTGCTTGTGAGTGTTCTCAACCTCAATCCACTctaactcaaacacacacttgtttatTCCTGAACATTAATAATTCTCTCTCACATTCTGCTTCATCTGCTtgtttttgggggatttttacCTAAACTCCAAACGAGTGTATTTACACACCAACGTGCAACTCTTCATTAATTACGGCTGCTTGAAGATGAGATTAAATTCTTGGTAAATCTTCGGGAAACGTTTCTGTGTCAACACGACGATTAGTAAACAAACActttccctgtttgtttgtttgtttgtttgagtgccTCTATTCCTCCAACTCTTCTGAAACGGTTCAAAAACATCTGCTTTCATCACCGGTCGGCGCTCGGGCTCCTGTTGGGAACCAGCATTAATTCCACTTGATTTTGTTTAAGTCATGTGTCTTCCCAGTTGAGCAACCGCCTCGGCTAAGCCCCAGAGTTTTCGGGCCGGGGTTTGAACTGGTCTCCCTGCTGGTTTCCTGACTTGTACTAGCTGCAACGTTggaagtgtgtttgtggaagGATGAGAAGGAAAGACCAAAAAGggggatttaaaaaagaatcttTTAGTTTCCTTACACTTTTCGAATTTTTACAGAAAAGCAGATCCTCATTTTTACTaacttaaattatttataaaagcaGAAATCATAAGCGGGAATGTATTGTATATGCAAAACATGTAAAAATCCAACGTGGTCATTGTAACAAATTAACTCTTCATGTTCTCAGATAAAAGCCGGAGCGGTGGCGGCGGCTCCACCCACGGCGAGGCGGGGGGGATCCTGAAGAACTCGCCGCCACCCAAACCCAAAGCCATCTCTCTGGGGCGGACGGAAGTGTTCGCCACCGTCCTCTACACGGAGTTCCTCAAAGAGCTGGCTGCGGTTGCACAAGAGCACTCCATCCTATCGTACATTCCTATGGAAGAGTGAAAGGTCCCGAAAGGCCTCAGAGACGAGTCCGAGGAGTCAACGAGTCACAGACTGTTCTATGGTGGTTTTCCATGTCTTCTTCCAGTCACTACTTGAGGAAGAAACCTCGTAGATACAATGATTTATACAACTACTTCgagaagtttatttattttccgagcaaagacaaacactttcttgggctttttaaaaaaaacaaacatattttctgGTTCTGTGAAGTGTGAGGTCCAGCACTTTGAGCTGGAACATCTCCACCTGCATCGTAATAATAAGGCTGGTGGAGGCCAGGTCCAGGTCGACCAACCAAAGACTGAAGAGAGAGATTTTTTAACGATTTATCTGAACTGCCCCTCGTTCTGAATGTCTTCTGGTCCGATCCCAGTGGAATGTCCGTGTGGCCTTTCAGGAGcatctctgcctctgtgctCCAGGATTACACAACtcggaaaatgtgttttcattttcaccaTGGCAGCTGTGGACTGGCAGCGTCGCAGAAACACATCCTGACTCTGTTCATCACTTTTAAGccgttttcacacatgaaatcCAGAAAAATGACCAGAAAAATTGGTTCCGGACGTTAGCCGGGGTTTTGCCGTGGTTTTTCCAGGAGTCCTTTGATGCTGCACGTTCTCCTCTCTCGGCTCTTTTAAGCCTTTGGGTGAAGTAACTTTCCCACGATGCACTAGTTTCTCACGGGTTCCACATGTTCTCCAGACAACAGCACAAAAACCAGGATTGTTCTTCTATTATCGATTTTGCCTTAAGTCACTGACGCTTTATAATGCACATACTGTAACAGAACTCTATGCAAATCAAAGATATTTGGGGtatgagtgaatttaggttatTTTCAGAAGGGTGCTGGGTATTTAAGCTTTTTTTTGAGAGTTTCTATTTGCACGTTGTTTTGTCACCATCTTCATTCTCGAGGCTTCTCTTGTGGTTTGTCTTCACTTTCTTCTGGGTGTTGTAGTTGTGATGGATCAGAGAAATCTTTGTTTTGAATCTGTTAGTTGCCTTTATCCGGGTTAACATGGTtgttaaaattatatatatatatattaagagaGATATATTTTGTTATAAAGTTTGCCTCTATCAAAAAGAATTTACCAGGACAGAAATAGTTTTAAATTTGTGCCTAAATTGGGATTTTTACTTCACATTGTTGCCTGatttagatttgatttaaaatggaGTGATGTGATATTTTATAATGTGACGTTGTTTTACTGGAAGCCGTCCATTGTTTtagtgtaaataaaataaactgtttttatttattttgtttttgacagaGTTTCTAGAAGCAAAAGAAAGCAGTCGCCATCCAACTATTTTATATAAAGATCTAAAACATAAtgtggacatttaaaaaagtctTCACTGAAATGAAGCTGCACTATGcatcttcaccactagatgtcactaaattcgacacattgaacctttaagaGGATTTGTTGCCATACCAAGTAAAACGCAGTAATTTAGAGCCAAGAATTCAAAGTGATCATTCAGAATCGGACTCTGAGATAATGGACAGCTTCGGGTTAATCAAACAATAACTTTTTGTAAAAACGATTTATAGAAAAAGAAATAGCAGTAGTATTGTGATTTAATCAAAGATGTCACCTCATAAATTCAATAATTATTactctgttttttaaattttgaaatgtgtattttgtttatttaaatccaTCCTGTTCTAAGTGTTGCTAAGCAGGTAATGAATTATGCAGTAGGATAGttattttatgtatatttgtttaaactgaacaggtttttttctgtctctggtaAAGAATGTCGCAGAGCACTTTATCAACCTTTCATCCTGACGCAGTCTTTCCACCAGCACAGGTTCAGTCCCACGATGACAATCACTGTTTCAACCCAGGTCACTGAGTCGTTTGTGTCTCGGTAGAATCCAAAGCTTCGCCCTCTGCGATGCGGACTCAGCTTTTTCCGATCAGGTTGATGTTTGTTGCTGAACGTCTCAGATGCAAAGTCTTGCCTCTTTCAATAAAGACAACTTCTGCTAAACGAACCTGAACGTGTCgacttgtttcctcctctctttcaacAAAGAACCTGCTGCCTTCACCCCGACACCCCCGATATATTCGTTCCCTTTTCTTTTGTGCCAGAGGAGGTTTTGCAGCTGTTTGCTCTGTGCATATTGaagttttctttgtttgatgCACATTCTCCTTCCCTGCAGAGAGATTGAACTCAAAACTAGGTCTTGTTTTCCCGGgagtcttcctcctctgtttacaGGCAATGACTCTGACAAATGGCAGAGAGGAAGCAAACTGTGATGGAACCTTCTGACAGCTCATAAGCACAAGATCAATCTGTAAACTGCATCATTTCATACCCGTACAGTCAAAGAGGTTGTTACCTGGGTCGAAgaacaggaaaataaatcaatgtggGATAAACTGTTGGAGAAAAAATACTGTTTGTATTTCACACAAGCTGTTTCCTCCTGTCACAATTGAACTTATGTCAAAAATACCAAGCAGGAATCACAACCATCCCTCATTTATGGTCACATCATGGACTGTAGGTGCAGAAACATGCACAGACTTCTTGTAATGGCAAAGCTCCCACAGCTTCAGAGGGTGTGAggcagccacagactgtttgtgctgcagcatGTTTGCAAACACACGTCCGTTCCCATGGAGAATGAGCCTCAAATGAAATCAGTCCAATGTGGAAGATGTAATTTTCTGATGTCTGCAGGGGAACAGATGTAGAGTTTTGATTTCCCAATCATTTCTACATTTGACTGAATGTTTACTGAACTTGGTGAACGTGGAAAAGATCAAACATGGAACAAACTGATGAGGCCAGAtgacattattcattttaataattcaatGTACTAGTAAGGTAGAAacgtttaaaatgttttattgaatttaagtTCATGTCAAGCAAAGTCTCTGCAACTCAGTATCAGTGAGAATCCTGATGTAATGCACCTTTGTGTAGGAAGTTTAAATATGTGGCTCAACCACAAGAGGGCGCTCACTGATTGCGTTCTTGACCGTCACTGTTGCTTCTCTTGATGAGAGTCTGACATCAGCACTGACCATCATGTCTCCACCATTTCTGCCATTGGCTCTTATTTATGCTAATTAACCCTCTTCgtatattcatatataatttTTCCTCTGCTCATTTTCCATTGGTTTATTCTTAGTTTCTcctttttaaagcactttgtaatgtTAAGAAAAGATCTGTAAAGgctaaataaagtttgtttttattattacacttcttattgtaaatattatttaatttgtttttaactaaataaaccaaatggtgataaaacatttgatttcaaAATCTTTATTACTctttagacacacacatatcttaCATACATACAGAAGATAACTGCTGTAGTGCAGTGGAAACGTTTTACAGTATTTACAGAATGTGAAACCTCAGTAACTAAGAGCGGCGGCTTCATTTTCAGATTGACCATCAATAGTTATATCAACTCCGTGATGAGTCATATCTGCATCCACAGCATCTTTTTCATGAAGGTACTATGAGTCTGGCAGATCACTCCGAGCTTCACGAAGTCTTCTCTTGTAAAATGGCCCTCACCAGAACTGGGTCGGCTCTGCCTTTGGTCTCTCTCTGAACAAGGCCCATCAGTTTGTTCAGAACTTTCTTGTTTCCACTTCTGATGGCTTGGACCTACacgggcaggggggggggagcacagcAACCAAACAttagaaaaataagaaaatgtcatTCCAAGTGGGTATTAGCAGGTGTGAGCCCCTCACCTCTTCGGGATGCGAGTCCACCACCTCCTGGCA
Protein-coding sequences here:
- the fhip1aa gene encoding FHF complex subunit HOOK-interacting protein 1A, coding for MMASMVANGSRDGQSLVLKGVDPETCMIVFKNHWAQVVKILEKHDPLRNTSALSSLSVINLSSGPRFGPVPGDEANAVQNYVEHMLFLLMEEESGQAGAMGPILEFVVMENVMERLFVWSLRREFTDDMKLEQLKMYEMLVGQAHQPLLHHKPILRPLMMLLSSCSGTAAPAVEAELVLLLNQLCCVLAKDPSVLEMFFHTSEDQGATNFLIFSLLIPFIHREGTVGQQARDALLLIMSLSAENERVAQHIAENTFFCPVLATGLSGLYSSLPTKLEVPGEEWHGLHREDWLHMPALVQFLNSLEFCNAVIQVAHPLIRDQLVSYIYNGFLVPVLAPALHKLTLEEVMTTTAYLDLFLRSVSEPALLQTFLSFILLHRHESVHILDTLVSRINTPFQLGTVSLALFRTLIGLYCEDVMLQLVLRYLIPCNHMMLSQRRVVRERDCYSVSAAKFLALTPTCCTPDHSPPPLRQLESILFSKGSEVAAHTDSSEKKSFSEKHHENSCTIGSELYLDVSYLHYLEDAHRGISSCIRACQVWSAQYDGEDPPPEKYQPGVLEEPWLKSRQTQMALKRVPQPPAPRPRVCPPPPPPSAEPPSVNQQELEWDDSYDVCQMKTAEAPVESKPPQPPVSEPPRHIQEMRRTAIMLVNGSYIEENEFQDDVMVYDLVAKKDAREVERGGGKSKGSGSESEDVQPGAAEVSLRNGLSLTLPAAALADNGKSSSDAKAKVQTDCNSNVQNTTAEELGDDLLSQYEELIRTLDTQANGKPVQADGESKKPVSPLEEEEEEMDFTSFSAETPEAEKVQLPFGTKFRSGSTSRSQSVPFTGPFVSVLLSRLENMLSNSLYVNLLLTGILAQLASYPQPLLRSFLLNTNLVFQPTVRSLYQVLATVKNQIEELAATRTDFPELITAAQHWMLARETLMAAADKSRSGGGGSTHGEAGGILKNSPPPKPKAISLGRTEVFATVLYTEFLKELAAVAQEHSILSYIPMEE